Proteins co-encoded in one Halorussus salinus genomic window:
- a CDS encoding alpha/beta fold hydrolase, which produces MQQVTHHGRTTAYRVADRGGEGSPLCFVHGSGGTHEVWKGQLGRLASHRPVVALDLSGHGDSSDFEADPGWETLSAYADDVLAVADETDAGVLVGNSLGGAVALQLAIERDHDFDGLVLAGTGAKLPVLDDLRRWLDSDFERAVEFLHGEDRLFHDADSRYVQHSTAGMRAVGQRVTRRDFETCHVFDVRDDLGDIDVPTLALVGEHDHLTPPEYHESLAEEIPDARYREVQGAAHLAMLEKPEGFNAALRDFLDEKGI; this is translated from the coding sequence ATGCAACAGGTCACGCATCACGGACGGACCACGGCCTACCGGGTGGCCGACCGCGGCGGCGAAGGGTCACCCCTCTGCTTCGTCCACGGTTCGGGCGGCACGCACGAGGTCTGGAAGGGGCAACTCGGCCGACTGGCGAGTCACCGGCCGGTCGTCGCCCTCGACCTGAGCGGTCACGGCGACTCGTCGGACTTCGAGGCCGACCCCGGTTGGGAGACGCTCTCGGCCTACGCCGACGACGTGCTGGCAGTCGCCGACGAGACCGACGCGGGCGTGTTGGTCGGTAACTCGCTCGGCGGTGCGGTGGCGCTCCAACTCGCAATCGAGCGTGACCACGACTTCGACGGACTCGTCCTCGCGGGCACGGGCGCGAAACTCCCCGTGTTGGACGACTTGCGGCGGTGGCTCGACTCGGACTTCGAACGCGCGGTCGAGTTCCTCCACGGCGAGGACCGACTCTTCCACGACGCCGACTCGCGGTACGTCCAGCACTCGACGGCGGGGATGCGGGCAGTCGGCCAGCGCGTGACCCGCCGGGACTTCGAGACCTGCCACGTCTTCGACGTTCGGGACGACCTCGGCGACATCGACGTTCCGACGCTCGCGCTCGTCGGCGAACACGACCACCTGACGCCGCCGGAGTACCACGAGTCGCTGGCCGAGGAGATTCCCGACGCCCGCTACCGCGAGGTACAGGGCGCGGCACACCTCGCGATGCTGGAGAAGCCAGAGGGGTTCAACGCCGCGCTCCGGGATTTTCTGGACGAGAAAGGGATTTGA
- a CDS encoding DUF7127 family protein — translation MSLKHITERDDVFARRYEYEESELLAADLGVAGDASVDVLDDTAIVVFEGEEGPEQVEFQLPDGEAEAFITNGVLTIEVGL, via the coding sequence ATGTCACTGAAGCACATCACCGAACGCGACGACGTGTTCGCCCGGCGCTACGAGTACGAGGAGAGCGAACTCCTCGCGGCCGACCTCGGCGTCGCTGGCGACGCCTCCGTGGACGTGTTGGACGACACGGCTATCGTCGTCTTCGAGGGCGAGGAGGGCCCCGAACAGGTCGAGTTCCAACTGCCCGACGGAGAGGCGGAAGCGTTTATCACCAACGGCGTCCTCACTATCGAGGTGGGACTATGA